DNA from Kogia breviceps isolate mKogBre1 chromosome 3, mKogBre1 haplotype 1, whole genome shotgun sequence:
GAAAAAGGTGTTGTTTTTAAAAGTGGTATGAGTTGCATAAACACACTATTCCTGTCCTTCTGAAAACAAAATGCGGGGAAACCTTATTGCCATCCTGTCAAGTACCACATAACCAAAAATGCTGCACAAAGGGTCATGAATCCCATGAATTAAAACTCCAGTTAAGCAGCTGAGCTACTCTTGAACTAAATTAAAAGTAAGACCAAACTTCTTTAACATATCGATGCTATTTTAGAAGCATCATCAGAACAGAGATTTAATTATAAATTGGCCTGGACTACATCCTGTAAAGAGAATTTTGCTTAGTACTAAAAGAGAATCCGTCAGCAAACGTCCTAGAAAAGTTATGGAATCATGCTCTTTGTTACTTCTGAAGGGAAATTTGCCAGGTTTGATGACACCTGTATATCTTCCAGTGGTCCTAGGAGTTCTACATACCAATTAATTCAGTAACTGATgagtatttaaatgaaaaaaaagacttTGTATCAACATATACTAGataagtggatttttaaaaaatcacatgatgaATGTAAATCATAAAATCAAATGTACTTATAAAGGTACACCTATTTTATGTTACATTAAAAACTGCAGATTGCAAACTGTGCATGCTTACCATAATGTTTTACCTAGAAAAGTCGGTAAGTGGGATTTCTCGCAAATATTTACTGCCATGATACAAAACAAATATGTGCAAACTGCAAGGACCCTAAAATAGCAGTTAAAGAGTTTATATACAGAAAGATGACGTTATCTGATCAAATATGCAAGAGATGGAGTTTCCCAGAGTTTATAACACAGAACAATAACCACCACAGGCTCCTCCTCCttggccttcttccctgtgtgtcaGTTTGACTCCTTTATTCTGGTTCTCACTTTCCCACAGTCCAGGCGTctgaatgatcttttcaacaagtTCCTCAAAAGCACACTGTACGCCATCACAAGTTTTTGCACTTGCCTCTGAAATTCAAGGAAAAATGTCAGAGTATATTCTCTTCTGATCATATTTCTACATTTTTCTGGAAAACTTTTACAGCAGAGATATCAGCTGATGATGTATAAAAAGCCAAATCTCTCCCCACAGGTTTAAGGTTAGCGAATTTCCTGCAACTCTCAAAGTTGAGCTATTTAAATTCTATCCATAAGACTAGCAGTATGTAAGCCCAAGATTTTGTGACAGAGTTGTAAATTTTAAAGCCCTACTCAAACACTATGCCAAAgttctttccttaatttttttagttCTTAAAATTAGCCCCGGAAGCAGGTATCATTCCCCTTTTAGAATAAGGAAATCTAGGCTCTAAGTTAAACAATCTGGTTGCTCTGTGCCTGTGACCCAGCAGCTATAGGTGGTTGGATAAATGACATACAACCATGAACACTAACACCCTTTTAAATTTATGCTCATGAGACGCACGTGGACACTTAGCACTGCTCCGCAATCCTGTATTCCCCAGTGACTGCCTCTTTCCCAGGCTGAGATGACTGTTTATTCCGTCATCTTAAAGCTCCTCGACCTCAGCTGATGATCTAGCTCTATATTGAGAAAAACAGAAACGACCCGGCAAGAACTACCGATCATCCCGCTAACAGGGTTACCAGCCCAGCTGCATCTGTACCCTTAGGCTTTGCCTTCACTCCTGTTACAACGGGTGGACCATCCCGGCTGCTGGCCGAGGCCCCCTTGGTCTAGTTCCCAGGATCCCATCTCTTCTCATTCAGAGAAAAATCATGTGCCCCCTCCACTGGGCTACACCAGTCAGCTGAAAAGCCCACCAAAATGATTGTCTGTCTTATTAAACACCCACCCGCCCAACCAAGCAACCTGCCCTCCAGCCCACGCCTCCTCCAGTAGCCACCTACTTTCTCTACTCTCTCCAAACAAAACTGTCACAAAGAGTTGTCCATGTAAGTTCTTTCCACTTTATCTCAAAGGTTTCTTCAAACTACTCTAGTTAGACTTTTGTTCCCACCACTCCATGGAAACTATTCTTTTAAAGACTACCAACAGCCTTGTCAAATCCAACGTCCTTTTCTCACTTGACACCTTGCAGCTTTTGATGCGGCTGACCGCTCTCTTCCTTTAAATACTTTGTTCACGTGACTTCCAGGACACCGAACACTCCTGGTACTCCTCTCTCACTGGCAGATCATTCACAGCCTTACTTGCTGGCACCTCCTCTTTCTGCTGACTTCTAATGGTTGGAGTACCCCGAGGCTCAATCTTCAGTCCTTTTCTAGCCAGTTTTTCCTGTAGTGATTGCTCCAATCCCATGACTTTAAATGCCACCTCAATGCCAATGACCACGATGTCCACTGGTTGTCTGAGAGACAGGTCTTGTGTCTAAGCAGGAATCTTGATTCCCTATTCCTCTGCCTAAACCTGTTCTTATCTCAGAGTTCTGCATCTCAGTTACGGCACCACCATCCGCCTAGCTGCTCATGCCAGAGACTTGAACGTATCCTGACTGCTCTCTTTCCTTATCCTCCACACCCAACCTATGTGCTGTCAGCTCTACCCTCAAAGCGCCTCCTGCGTCGGCCAACTTCCCACCACCCACGAATGCCACGGCAGTCAGCGCCACCAGCGCCCCTCATCTAGGCCACTGTAAGAGAATAACCAGCCTCTTGCTTCGGCTTCTTACGGGCCATTATAGGGGTGTTTTATTTTAGGTAAGCGATTTTTAggttgtactttaaaaaatgttttctatgtatcTTCTTTAAGGAAAATGCATAAGTCCAAACCATGAGCAGGCATGGTGTGTTCCCATACAAACAGTGGGGCCACATCTGGCCCGTGCTGTATTTGCCAACACTTGCTCTACCGTGCTTCTCACATACTAACGTGCATACAGATCACATGAACATCTTTCtcaaatgcagattctaattcagAAAAACTGGGCGAGCGTCTGAAATGaagcatttctaacaagctctcaggtgGTGCCATGCGGCCAGCACAGGAACCAGCAGGTACGAGTGCAGGGCTGGGTTCCTGGCTTTACTGAAGGACAGGAATGGTGTGACCGTGTTCTGTAAGGCTTCACAGGATGTGATCCTGTTctttttcacagaaagaaaaataaggaacctGGTTCTACAGTTGGTTAGTGTTATAGCACAAGACAACCATGAgctatatacacacattttatggTTCATAAAGAGAACGATGTAACAGAAACTCCATTTCAAAACTCTTcattaataatgaaaagaaaaagattcacaCACCTACCTATAAATAACATGGAATGCTTCCGTGCAAACTTCAGGCCTTCATTTCTATCAACTTCACGATTTTCCTAAAAGACAAATCAAAGATTAAGAAAAGCTACCAAAATATAGAGCCAAACTGCCAAGTGTCTGACTTCTCaccttatcaattttatttccaACTAGCATGTTTACTATGTCATTTCTCGTGCAGTATGTTTCCAACTCATTTAACCAATTATCCAGTTTAACAAAGGTGTCTCTTCTTGTGACATcataaactgaaataaaaagaataatttattaaataaatatcaaaagtaagaaacaatgacATTGTATTTCTGATATGTACTAGGAACTGACATTACTATACAGACAAGTCTGTTTTTTAAGACTTCAATGCTTAAAAATCAGTGCCTACTGATCCAGATGGAAGAAAcgagtgtatttttttaaaaaaatatgcatttacaTACATACTTCAACTTTATTTACATATGTTGTGagagaaatgaaattatatcCTATGTGATAACTGAGAATTAAGCAAAACAACAGCTCTCTCcatttataacaacaaaaaaagtttgtCTGAAAACCAAAAGGTGTGTAGATTCAAATCTGTGGCAAAATACcaaaaaattttacataaatttcaACATCTATGATACcctgttattttatttctcataagGACCagaatttgaaaatttgaaaaaatatgttcCTCTGTTTTCACTTTCATCTCACATCACTCTGCATTATACTAAATAAAGAGCTTATTAATTTAAAGTGTTTTCTAAACTTAGGAGATGCTGAACCAGAACTATGACAGTCACTGTCAAATTAACAGAAATGAAACCAAAACCTCACAAGTCATGATATAAAAAGAGATTTCTCCCTACAATTGATCAATATTCATTTTAAACAGTTTCTCAGGAATATTAAGAACAAGCACTTTTCAATAAATTATATTGAAAATCCACACTTGGTTTTTAAGTTCTGTGTGATTATAAATCAACAGTACTAAGTGCTTTGTGCTATTTTTCAAGACTAATAAAACAGATTCCGCTAAGCAACTAACACTCTGCCCTTCTTTTATAATCTGGCAGTAAATATTTGTAAGCTGCTGACTGAAGATGGGTTTCTGGTAATACTCAAAGACAGACCAATGACAGGAGGACTGGTCCTCAATTATGTCCTCAGCAACACGTGCTTTTAAACCAGATAAATTATAGGGGTGTTTTATTTTAGGTAAGCGATTTTTAggttgtactttaaaaaatgttttctgtgtatcttctttcagGAAAATGCATAAATCCAAACCACTCCTTAGTACATgtttctgatctttattttttaaattgctagaCAAAGGgctgaaacaaaattttaaaagtttaaatattcattaatattaCATGAAGTTAATATAACTTCAAGTCACGTAAAAGTAGCcctaaagcaaaatgaaacaaaaatttattgaccttcacaaacaaggaaaattagaaattcCCCaggaataaaacaatattttttaaacggTATATTAAAGTAAAACCATACCTAATATAACACCCTGTGCACCTCTGTAATAGCTGGGAGTTAATGTTCTGAACCTTTCTTGACCAGCAGTATCCTAAAAGTGACAATCAATtattattaaacaaaacaaagtataaataaaaatcttcaaCATACTAATTTAAGAGCAGAAAGTTGAACAGCATTATTAAAATATCAAGctcatttaaaacttaaaatttaaataagacatgtttttttttaactgacaaaTGTAACATAAAAACTAACAAATACCGCCTCAtctctagaaaaaaatgtaacaaagtATAGGTTTTCTGCCATTTTGGATTTAAGATTTTTATCACACATGAAACCCATTTCATTGAAAGCCATTGTTCTCAACTCTGGTGGCACAATAAAATTTCctgggaaatgaaaaatacagacgCCTAGCTTCAACCCATGAAGATTCCGACTTAACCAGGGTATGACAGAAGTTTTAATACTCTTCccaccaggtgattctgacatAGAGTCAAGGTTGAGAGCCACTAATTTAAAGAGAATTACAGGGGTGTTTTATTTTAAGTAGGCAATTTTTAggttgtactttaaaaaatgttttctatgtatcTTCTTTCAGGAAAATGCATTAAAACCAAACCACTCCTTATTACATATCTGACTCATATTAGGGGTAATGAATATAAGATGTACACAAGCTAGGAAATGTAAATTTCACAAGGAAGGGACCACATCTGCTCAATCACCAGTTTAACCCCAGAGCCCAGAGAAACTCCTGCCATAGAATAGTTGCTCaacttttgttgaaaaaaaaaaaggttccttctgtcttctttctaccGTCCTCGGACTGTGGCTCAAGTCTACCTAAGATTAAGCAAAGCAGCAGTTGGTAAACTGCTGCCTCAGCCCACCACCTGTTTCATTGTATGATTTTATTAAATAGACTTTTCCTGGAACACAGCCAGGCCCATTCACTTATGTACTACTGTACGGCCCACCTTGGGGTtgaactaaatatttattttccagtcttttaagaaaaagtttgcaggCTGCTCATGTAAAATAAGCTGAAGAAAAGTAAAGACGTGTATCAAACGTCAACAACTGCCAGTCCCACGGTTGTAAACGTGAGTCTGGCTGTGGGGCAAGCAGAAGCTCTGATGGATCCGaatttataataactatataatttatatgtttaaataGTCAGAAGTTAGATCTCTGCTTGTCTTCAAAACAGGAATTTGCAGTAAGTAATAACATCTTCGTAAGATAAAGGAAGCAGAGCTTAttatatgtggtttttttttctgatgggagaagagaggattattaaagacagaaacagacaaagCTGGAAAGGATCTAGAAAGGCTAAATGACAGAATGTagcagaagtgagggaaggatgTAGAGAAGAACCACCTCAGAGGTGGGTGCCAAGTAGGTCATGATGTGTGTGCAGCACTTCTGGGGGCACAGGAGGTAGGGCTGTGCCTGACTATTCTATTGGAATAATCCTAGAAGAAGCATCCAAGTGGGAGAGGAACCGATTTTATTTACATGAAGTAGattcatatatttctaatactgaGTGAGAAGGCCTTCCTAAATATGACATGACACCCATATGCATGAAGAAAATAACTGATTTAATCATGTAAATACTAAACCCTTGGTCTGGCAAGAACACCCCTCCCCAACACCATGCTCTTTCCCTGCCCCCCCAACACTCATCCTCAACAATATTTGAAAGTAAATGACAAACTAGGGGAAAAACTCTGCAGCATATGACAGAGTtagtattacacacacacataagaacACTAATGTATACTCCTAGTAAATAAGAttctaaagaaaaatgacagtggAAAAAATGTGGCATATGACAAAAAgctagtatttttattatataaagacTTTAATCATGAAAAAGATGAACACTAATATAAAAAGGGCAAAGCATGTAAgagaaaattcattaaaatataatcaataaatatgtaagaaaaaaatctcactaatcaaaagaaatgcaaatataagagaaaaattattaCTCAGAAAGGCAAAAATGAGAAAGATCAACAATATATAGTACAGAAGACCCTTTTCCTATACCCCAATGTTAAGTCTTCATATTCTTTGAGACAATAATTCAGCTCCTAAGAAGACACTGTAAAGTAACTGGACAAGTACACACAGAGGTACAAATTAGCAGGCTCGTCACAGCACTTCTGATCTTTGTGAAAAACTATTAATGGTGTAAATACCTTAAGATCGTCATTTAAACTGATGTACTTCTGTATTTATTGACACTGAACAATGTACACAGTATGTTGGGGGGAGGGTGACAAGCAGGTAAAAATTTAATCCCTTCTTTCAGAAAGTTGCATATACAACACGTGTAACAATGTGCATGTGTCTGACATTTTACAGGATGTTCACTAAAATGCACACATTGGTTAAAGATGAACTTTCTTCTCTATTAATTTCACACTATTTTGATCATCCTTTTTAGAAGGATGATCCTATATTATCCTTGCAGTCAGGAGAAGCttcccttatttaaaaaatatttataagcctATGATAAAGATGTCACTTCAGTAATACCTGCCAACCTTTTTATTGAGCAGGAACtagaaagtaaattaaaaacaaacaaacagaaaacttctTGTATGAAAGTAAGATCTCACAGCGACCATCAAGCCTCAGACCCTATTCTAAAGTGTATGTGTCACAGCAGGGGCAAGGGCAGAAGAGGTAACACATCCAACGGGAAAACATGGAAAATCAGGCTCCACTTCAGAACGGAAAGAAGGGAGCGTTCTTAAACTTCCATACATATTTTACTATGCTCTAGTCCAACATCTTCCCAACTGTTTCTTGATAGACATTACTGTACTGATTGATATTAAACATATTCTGGGGAGGGACAAACAGGCTACCAATCATGCAAAGCACTGTATCTTagaaaaaattaaccaaaaaccCATAAGACACACAGTCATTTGGAATAAAATGTGTGTTAGAAATAGTGTGCCGTTCAGAGAATGCCATTAACATTAATGAGATCATACAATGCATGAACACTTGCTGCTTCAATCTGTAATTGACACCCACCCAGCCAGCATTTACTACTTAGCCACCAAAGTGTGACTCAATTTGATGACTGCAGACCAGTTCTAATATTATTATcatgttataaaaatatacttagatATTTAACTATAGCGTATGTGGGAATTAGATTAtgagcatatttttataaatgttatatgtaatatatttaatatataagcAATCATACtcagatggagagacagagataggaaggaaggagagggggaagaggagagcagACAGACACAGAGTGAGTAACCTGGATGCCCTGGCAGCTGCTGCCACCTTATTCAGCACTACCAGGAAGAGGTCTAGTTAGCAGAGAGTGCGGATCAGAACAGCTGGGTtaacaggcaaatgaaaagacGTTAGTACGTAAACACTCAgcatcagtattaaaaaaaaatccaaagttggCAAGCTCAAAGTTTATAGATATTTACACTAACAAacatgaaaaatcattttttctatcGCTTCATTCCCTTCTCCCCAACAACTGCCTTTAGCATTAGTTCAGAGTAGgcagtctttttaaaactttaaagaaacaCATTCAATAACAATGATTCTCTCTGGCAGATGATGATTTTAATGCTCTGTTTTCAAATATTCTGAAgggattatatattttaaaaatctgagtaaGTAAAACAAGTCTCTGCCTGATTTCAGAATTATAAGATATAACTATTTATGTCTACCCTTTAATCAACATCAAATCTCCCAAGTTATTAAACACACATTGCTCATTCACCTCTAGAACACTACACACATCAAGTTCTGCTTCTTCAGAAAGTACAAGTTTAATATTtacacaaaatacatttaaaaaattcttacccATATTGCAAGTTTGGCCTTATTTCCATCCACTGAAATTGTTTTCACCTTAAAGTCAACaccttggaaaaatgaaaattttgataagaattccagtaaaacatacattttaaatcaattaccaagaaaatgaagaaacagaaaaaccacTTTATTAAATGCCCAAATTCATATCCGAATTCTTAGAGTTATGGATGTGAAGATAAAAGTGTCACTAAAGTTTAGCAGCTTAGAATttaatcaagaaaaatgaaaaccaaatgcTTGTAAAATTCATTCACCTACCTGTACTTCTTGAAAAAGCAAAcgttttattgaaaaaaatgaaagtgtaaGGTGTAAGGTGTACGGTGTAAGGTGGTGATCGACCCTGCACGTTAAAAGCCAAGAGCTAGAGTTCACCATGCTGATGCAGAGAGGATCTCCGGCTGACTGTGGGTTGGGGCACTTTCCCAGGGCCCCCTAAGCTATTATTAGGAGCGTCGTCCACAGCTGGCCAACACCCTAAGTCGGATTCTGGCTGTGGGCAGCTTGGAAGACTGGTAAAATTATAAAAGGGCCCCTCTTTCCTTGCCTTatgaattctttgtttttctttgtttttatcctaaaaaacagtattcattttatataactTTATCAATAATCACTTGCTACTGCACAACTGCAAAAAGAGAATTTACACACAAAAACGTTTATGCCCAATCCTTTAAGAATCTTCGTAAGTTAAAGAGGAGTGCTCGAAGAGCAGTGAAATCTGTATGTACTGATTTATATGAAGAGAAGACAAGTTCCGTAAGAAGTCACATTGGGCTCTACTACAGCAGTCCCCAAAACCTCTCTCTGCCCTGGAAAAGGAGTTGACACGTGCCATCTGGCTTAAATGAACAGTAACTGCCCACATGTCTTAAAACAGTATCAAAAATAATGTGCAGTCTATCCCACTGGCCAGAGGGAAAATATTAACTCAAGACACTTGGAAAGAAACTTTCAAAAGATTTTAGCTTATCACAATTAATTCAGAACAGCCACAACTAAGATGATATATATAAATGCTCAAATACTAAATGCTTCCTAGAACACCTGTCACCATTTTGGAAATATATTAGTAATTCTTGGATGATTTCTGATAATCCATCACACCCACAAATTAGGTAATAAAAGTGCATTTCAAAACATGCATTACACCAGGTCTTTCTACAtgccaaagatttttaaaaaacagtttggtGTCTTGGGCTAAGGTGATAAAGAAGTTGATAAAGTCATTCCTAGAATGTCAGGCAACCACGAGCGAAAGGACAGTGCCGATTGCACAGTCCAAGGAAAACCTAAGTGTAGTTTCTTtgaggcaaaacaaacaaaaaattctatATATTAAGTAATCTTGTATTCACCAGGTCTAGATAAAGAAATCTGCCAcaccatttttataaaaaatatgaaattatttacattttactcaTATAGCTCAAAAAAAAGACACCCAAACTTGAGAAAATGTGGATGAAGAAATGGTTCTGACTTGGTAGAGGTACTAAATGAAGGCCACTGGGAGACGTCACAAAGAGACGGCCCGCCACATGTGCTCCACAGTTAAACTCTCAAGGTTCTTCAGAGAAGAGAGAACGAACTTTTCTATTCACAAACACCTAAGGCAAACCTGCTCAACGGCCGACTGCTACCAGCTTAGTCTACCCAGGACAGGAAACTCAACGCTCCCGGAAGGTGTGTGTTCGCCTTCCCTCCCCCAatatcctctttctcttttatgaTTTCCTGCATCTATTTCTTGGCAGTCTCATGACTTTCTCTGTCATACGTATAATCTGCATGTCAATAACTGTCTCCAAGTTACTCTTCTGACATGTTAGATTTGAAAGCTACAGATAACACCCTCAGGAAACACTGCCCCTGGAGTCCTACCATCAAAGTCAAGAGACAGGCAAATGGACACAGGACCTTCAGTTCTCATTCATCTTCCCTTGGTTCCTCTGGTGAATCTCGTGTGCAGACAATGATCTCTTTAGCTCTTAGATGCTCAAACTGCTTCTTCACCAAGTCTGGGTCTTCTGTTTTGCAAGTGGCTGTTAATTTGCCTTATTGGTGGCAGCAGTGGGAAtgtttttgataaattttatattttgccaACTTCTCACTACCTTTGATTAAACTATCTTTTCAACCTCCTCATGTGGATGACAAACAAGGAGCTCATAACAGAAGCAGAATGTTTAGGAAAAAACACTCCTGTGTTTCTCCTCTACAACACTGAACACTTCTGTGACCCAATACGTAGGGTTTTCCCCACAACTACCAATTCTTTGACTTTCCAGGGACACCAGGTGGGTGTCCcacaattcaattcagttctgacactatctacttgAAGTTAAGAGATAGATCCCACAGGGTAAGGGCgaagtcccacaagactgccacACCCCCATTTCAGAGTCCAATCTCAAGTCCacgttgttacctgtgcttctgaccaactggctataaatcagaggttcctatAATCCCTCCTCAATTAGATTAATTTGATATAGTAgctcaaagaactcaggaaaacagtttacttacttacttactagattatcattttattataaaaggatacaacCCAGGAacagccagagggaagagatctgggcacagggcaaggtatggggaagggACACAGAGCTTTCATGCCCTCTCCAAGCATGCCATCCTTCCAGTACCTCCACATGTTCACAGACACAGAGCTCTCTGAACCCGTGGGGTTTTTTTTATGGAGGCTTGACTGATTAAATCATTTGCCTTTGGTGATTAAACaaaacctccagcccctctctgcaCCCTGGAAGTGAGGGAGGTAAGACAGGGCtgaaaagttccaaccctctaattattgggttggccaaaaagtttgtttgggttttccatagcatcttacagaaaaacccgaatgaactttttggccagcccaatacatggttggttctcctggcaaccagcttCTATGCTTCGGGGCTTTCTAGAAGTCAcatcattaacataaactcaggtgtggttgaaaaAGGCTCGttatgaaaatacaaaagacatcctgggaattccctggccatccagtgattaggacttggcgctttcactgcgggGGCCCAAGTtcattcagtccctggtcggggaactaagatcccataagccacgtggtgcagccaaaaaagaaaagaaaaacagaagacatCTTTAATTATTCTTATCACTTAAGAAAATCCAAGGGTTTTCGGAGTTCAGTGCTAGGAAccaaacatatatttcttattataaattataaaatcacaGAACTGTCACTTCAGCTTTTCTCTAGTAGTTCATTTGGGCTTGCATTTTTAATACAACATTCAATTCTGTTCCTCTGCAGGAATCTTTTTATAGGCACACGCCTATTTTAT
Protein-coding regions in this window:
- the RAB18 gene encoding ras-related protein Rab-18, whose product is MDEDVLTTLKILIIGESGVGKSSLLLRFTDDTFDPELAATIGVDFKVKTISVDGNKAKLAIWDTAGQERFRTLTPSYYRGAQGVILVYDVTRRDTFVKLDNWLNELETYCTRNDIVNMLVGNKIDKENREVDRNEGLKFARKHSMLFIEASAKTCDGVQCAFEELVEKIIQTPGLWESENQNKGVKLTHREEGQGGGACGGYCSVL